The Girardinichthys multiradiatus isolate DD_20200921_A chromosome 6, DD_fGirMul_XY1, whole genome shotgun sequence genome window below encodes:
- the LOC124870371 gene encoding homeobox protein Mohawk-like isoform X3, whose protein sequence is MQPTNKSAALKYRRCSSPRSHLSGVKARHKRQVLQDMARPLKHWLYKHRDNPYPTKTEKVLLALGSHMTLVQVSNWFANARRRLKNTVRQPDLSWALRIKLYNKYIQGNAERLSVCSDDTDSEDEECTLMTPIGQSNFGGPSYHHSLLDKQVSILARAHCSNDDDNTSPPSKYKSSLLNRYLNDTLRHVMAAKADTIASACGKRCLSQSFGSNECDRDVVSPASEAEANFIYSMDTPDNTSVKSYREIILLQQNIIHPDQRVQLQNQNPQREDGQGWREIHAAVALTSLAQGKSCNAGLSSDPGPTAAKGQSCITEPFSVSKASIAGRLCVTGAVSALKQSTETALTSRIIQKSSHISEIQTVKVALANSG, encoded by the exons ATGCAGCCGACTAACAAAAGCGCTGCCTTAAAGTACAGAAGATGCAG CTCCCCCAGGTCTCATCTCAGTGGGGTGAAAGCTCGCCACAAGAGGCAAGTTCTGCAGGACATGGCTCGGCCATTGAAACACTGGTTGTACAAGCACCGGGACAACCCCTAcccaacaaaaactgaaaaggttCTGCTAGCTCTGGGTTCGCATATGACACTAGTGCAG GTTTCAAATTGGTTTGCAAATGCTCGGCGAAGGCTGAAGAACACAGTGAGGCAGCCAGACCTGAGCTGGGCGCTGAGGATCAAACTCTACAATAAATACATCCAGGGAAACGCTGAGAGGCTGAGTGTGTGCAGTGATGATACAGACTCGGAGG ACGAAGAGTGCACTTTAATGACGCCTATTGGCCAATCAAACTTTGGTGGGCCTTCTTACCACCACAGCCTGCTTGACAAACAGGTCAGCATCCTTGCCAGGGCACACTGCTCCAATGATGACGACAACACGTCTCCTCCGTCAAAGTACAAGAGCAGCTTACTGAATCGCTACTTGAACGACACCCTGCGGCACGTGATGGCAGCAAAGGCCGACACCATTGCTTCTGCTTGCGGAAAGAGGTGCCTCTCCCAATCATTCGGCTCCAATGAATGTGACCGAGATGTTGTCTCTCCAGCCTCTGAAGCAGAGGCCAACTTCATTTACAGCATGG ataCCCCCGACAACACTTCAGTTAAAAGTTACAG agagaTTATACtactgcaacaaaatattattcATCCTGACCAGAG GGTCCAGCTGCAGAACCAAAACCCACAAAGAGAAGATGGCCAAGGCTGGAGGGAGATTCATGCCGCTGTGGCTCTCACAAGCTTGGCCCAGGGGAAGAGCTGCAATGCAGGACTGAGCAGTGACCCAGGGCCCACCGCAGCCAAAGGGCAGAGCTGCATCACCGAGCCCTTTTCTGTATCAAAAGCCAGCATCGCAGGCAGGCTGTGTGTGACGGGAGCTGTGTCAGCCCTAAAGCAGAGCACAGAGACTGCTCTCACCAGCCGCATCATCCAGAAATCGTCTCATATTTCTGAGATCCAGACTGTCAAAGTTGCCCTGGCAAACAGTGGGTAG
- the LOC124870371 gene encoding homeobox protein Mohawk-like isoform X2 → MDTFAPMKTDAQLLLENCRKADERSELNCADSQQTSLTDRQSPAMQPTNKSAALKYRRCSSPRSHLSGVKARHKRQVLQDMARPLKHWLYKHRDNPYPTKTEKVLLALGSHMTLVQVSNWFANARRRLKNTVRQPDLSWALRIKLYNKYIQGNAERLSVCSDDTDSEDEECTLMTPIGQSNFGGPSYHHSLLDKQVSILARAHCSNDDDNTSPPSKYKSSLLNRYLNDTLRHVMAAKADTIASACGKRCLSQSFGSNECDRDVVSPASEAEANFIYSMDTPDNTSVKSYRVQLQNQNPQREDGQGWREIHAAVALTSLAQGKSCNAGLSSDPGPTAAKGQSCITEPFSVSKASIAGRLCVTGAVSALKQSTETALTSRIIQKSSHISEIQTVKVALANSG, encoded by the exons ATGGACACATTTGCTCCAATGAAGACTGATGCTCAGCTTCTTTTGGAAAACTGTAGGAAAGCTGATGAAAGGAGCGAGCTGAACTGTGCAGACTCACAACAGACGAGTttaacagacagacagagccCAGCCATGCAGCCGACTAACAAAAGCGCTGCCTTAAAGTACAGAAGATGCAG CTCCCCCAGGTCTCATCTCAGTGGGGTGAAAGCTCGCCACAAGAGGCAAGTTCTGCAGGACATGGCTCGGCCATTGAAACACTGGTTGTACAAGCACCGGGACAACCCCTAcccaacaaaaactgaaaaggttCTGCTAGCTCTGGGTTCGCATATGACACTAGTGCAG GTTTCAAATTGGTTTGCAAATGCTCGGCGAAGGCTGAAGAACACAGTGAGGCAGCCAGACCTGAGCTGGGCGCTGAGGATCAAACTCTACAATAAATACATCCAGGGAAACGCTGAGAGGCTGAGTGTGTGCAGTGATGATACAGACTCGGAGG ACGAAGAGTGCACTTTAATGACGCCTATTGGCCAATCAAACTTTGGTGGGCCTTCTTACCACCACAGCCTGCTTGACAAACAGGTCAGCATCCTTGCCAGGGCACACTGCTCCAATGATGACGACAACACGTCTCCTCCGTCAAAGTACAAGAGCAGCTTACTGAATCGCTACTTGAACGACACCCTGCGGCACGTGATGGCAGCAAAGGCCGACACCATTGCTTCTGCTTGCGGAAAGAGGTGCCTCTCCCAATCATTCGGCTCCAATGAATGTGACCGAGATGTTGTCTCTCCAGCCTCTGAAGCAGAGGCCAACTTCATTTACAGCATGG ataCCCCCGACAACACTTCAGTTAAAAGTTACAG GGTCCAGCTGCAGAACCAAAACCCACAAAGAGAAGATGGCCAAGGCTGGAGGGAGATTCATGCCGCTGTGGCTCTCACAAGCTTGGCCCAGGGGAAGAGCTGCAATGCAGGACTGAGCAGTGACCCAGGGCCCACCGCAGCCAAAGGGCAGAGCTGCATCACCGAGCCCTTTTCTGTATCAAAAGCCAGCATCGCAGGCAGGCTGTGTGTGACGGGAGCTGTGTCAGCCCTAAAGCAGAGCACAGAGACTGCTCTCACCAGCCGCATCATCCAGAAATCGTCTCATATTTCTGAGATCCAGACTGTCAAAGTTGCCCTGGCAAACAGTGGGTAG
- the LOC124870371 gene encoding homeobox protein Mohawk-like isoform X1 has product MDTFAPMKTDAQLLLENCRKADERSELNCADSQQTSLTDRQSPAMQPTNKSAALKYRRCSSPRSHLSGVKARHKRQVLQDMARPLKHWLYKHRDNPYPTKTEKVLLALGSHMTLVQVSNWFANARRRLKNTVRQPDLSWALRIKLYNKYIQGNAERLSVCSDDTDSEDEECTLMTPIGQSNFGGPSYHHSLLDKQVSILARAHCSNDDDNTSPPSKYKSSLLNRYLNDTLRHVMAAKADTIASACGKRCLSQSFGSNECDRDVVSPASEAEANFIYSMDTPDNTSVKSYREIILLQQNIIHPDQRVQLQNQNPQREDGQGWREIHAAVALTSLAQGKSCNAGLSSDPGPTAAKGQSCITEPFSVSKASIAGRLCVTGAVSALKQSTETALTSRIIQKSSHISEIQTVKVALANSG; this is encoded by the exons ATGGACACATTTGCTCCAATGAAGACTGATGCTCAGCTTCTTTTGGAAAACTGTAGGAAAGCTGATGAAAGGAGCGAGCTGAACTGTGCAGACTCACAACAGACGAGTttaacagacagacagagccCAGCCATGCAGCCGACTAACAAAAGCGCTGCCTTAAAGTACAGAAGATGCAG CTCCCCCAGGTCTCATCTCAGTGGGGTGAAAGCTCGCCACAAGAGGCAAGTTCTGCAGGACATGGCTCGGCCATTGAAACACTGGTTGTACAAGCACCGGGACAACCCCTAcccaacaaaaactgaaaaggttCTGCTAGCTCTGGGTTCGCATATGACACTAGTGCAG GTTTCAAATTGGTTTGCAAATGCTCGGCGAAGGCTGAAGAACACAGTGAGGCAGCCAGACCTGAGCTGGGCGCTGAGGATCAAACTCTACAATAAATACATCCAGGGAAACGCTGAGAGGCTGAGTGTGTGCAGTGATGATACAGACTCGGAGG ACGAAGAGTGCACTTTAATGACGCCTATTGGCCAATCAAACTTTGGTGGGCCTTCTTACCACCACAGCCTGCTTGACAAACAGGTCAGCATCCTTGCCAGGGCACACTGCTCCAATGATGACGACAACACGTCTCCTCCGTCAAAGTACAAGAGCAGCTTACTGAATCGCTACTTGAACGACACCCTGCGGCACGTGATGGCAGCAAAGGCCGACACCATTGCTTCTGCTTGCGGAAAGAGGTGCCTCTCCCAATCATTCGGCTCCAATGAATGTGACCGAGATGTTGTCTCTCCAGCCTCTGAAGCAGAGGCCAACTTCATTTACAGCATGG ataCCCCCGACAACACTTCAGTTAAAAGTTACAG agagaTTATACtactgcaacaaaatattattcATCCTGACCAGAG GGTCCAGCTGCAGAACCAAAACCCACAAAGAGAAGATGGCCAAGGCTGGAGGGAGATTCATGCCGCTGTGGCTCTCACAAGCTTGGCCCAGGGGAAGAGCTGCAATGCAGGACTGAGCAGTGACCCAGGGCCCACCGCAGCCAAAGGGCAGAGCTGCATCACCGAGCCCTTTTCTGTATCAAAAGCCAGCATCGCAGGCAGGCTGTGTGTGACGGGAGCTGTGTCAGCCCTAAAGCAGAGCACAGAGACTGCTCTCACCAGCCGCATCATCCAGAAATCGTCTCATATTTCTGAGATCCAGACTGTCAAAGTTGCCCTGGCAAACAGTGGGTAG